One window from the genome of Aptenodytes patagonicus chromosome 4, bAptPat1.pri.cur, whole genome shotgun sequence encodes:
- the C4H4orf54 gene encoding uncharacterized protein C4orf54 homolog, with translation MDAPGQPPAGPRAGPEGAAAGRGPSPEAAIEEEEEEEAAAYVEIRGSPRGPEEGCQPPELAPAGGAERAAGPAPESGVGGTGDVGGSASGGPSGGAGGPASSDRGRDRPPSPGAAAAAGCGADSGPGSGGAAGSGGPREAGGCPESSSSSCPSPVTKAGGFPAMGDPVSTEGKTSSSSFGYESEEDEDAGRKAAPPGGRRDEAHYISTQEIQLSEVDHDMDFDAGLAARWDFEDNNVIYSFVDYASFGSNETPGDTPTEEEEEEENSCYLSTTTSDPNNQTDSIDNTSSTEIVSLTSEHDTPGGDKRVSSGESGSKQPGRPGGSPAAQLLLSIKAASRAINESSNVRGKQNTIYAAKHEGDMSLRVPAAPERNASLKPDAVRDHAKKFIAVPARLQTRCGAARAGEHSSGASSAVSELDDADKEVRNLTARAFRSLAYPYFDTLRPGSRASSASLPDNALGINRWSTYLDLKCGSLGPRAEPSLLRSGRSQTKALEFVVSKLDGEIAHVEAPRRLRAGSRVVTLLDLGDAPEAGPPPEAGPPPEAGGGGGSSKKSKFASSLLKNVISKKMQLEHEFKMERGEITDTSYTGLGAGREPEPAGGGGRERQSSRHSEGGSDCTAATAEEAGEGGGGRSPASKASTPREGSRSLDRALPEELCEVKRSASEAIKATFLRSQNSAFRSWKEREAERKEERAPVGKLKLSPRHDWRADLGEISAGKSTKMSRLFVPAIQHSPREEPGKRATKCSAAASSSPLAAKPKAPEIKISLGSLQQPRDAAFSIAQLLTPQIAGRPPEEGRGQQPKLPKTGDGPDKVPQFLVRDVRDGKHRAQGPLHQVRDVRKLIKSSYSCDSGDNSSDKGSIASDQGGPEQKPRQQLVIAGVPRSLSPVVITCQAVGHASTKPTEAGAKAVGKAPACPPEGTVLVHRTSGRLPVATIAPNKSDLRQPAVLKIVSKSAAPWRHQPPPPPAERGRGPEEDPREEGKAAPVQNALEKLTAAVRSMEELYSFNKREWKRKSDPLPITDSHVLSLIASQERGAGPRPSPAAAAPPPPPDKVEEPPGKGPGSERLPRRPSNNAADKVSAKAAAFETLGPPAALYRPPLPFAALPGAAPPPLLCFSPSVPAAATAAEPFPQTQRKVLLDVSTGQYYLVDTPVQQPLKRRLFDPETGQYVEVPVPQQPAVAPVPLPLSPLALNAGAYGAAYMLYPGLLPAAAMLPAGALPRPLSHPGSDASAPAEPGSPAAAEAAFAESPYYVATSKGPPPPRRGAAEAKPVISITAPATGPRIVAPPSFDGTTMRFVVEHQ, from the exons ATGGACGCGCCCGGCcagccgcccgccggcccccgaGCCGGCCccgagggcgcggcggcgggacggggcccGAGCCCGGAGGCGGCCatcgaggaggaggaggaggaggaggcggcggcgtaCGTGGAGATCCGCGGCTCGCCGCGGGGGCCGGAGGAGGGCTGCCAGCCCCCCGAGCTggccccggccggcggcgcggagcgaGCGGCCGGTCCCGCACCGGAAAGCGGAGTCGGCGGGACCGGGGATGTTGGCGGTTCGGCGAGCGGCGGGCCgtcgggcggggccggggggccagCATCCTCGGACCGCGGGCGGGATCGCCCGCCTTCCCCgggcgcggcggctgcggcgggatGCGGCGCTGactccggccccggctccgggggCGCGGCAGGGAGCGGCGGGCCGCGGGAGGCGGGGGGCTGCCcggagtcctcctcctcctcctgcccttcgCCGGTGACCAAGGCGGGCGGTTTTCCCGCAATGGGCGACCCGGTGTCGACGGAGGGcaaaacctcctcctcctccttcggcTACGAAAGCGAGGAGGACGAGGACGCGGGGCGCAAGGCGGccccccccggcggccgccgcgacGAGGCGCACTATATCAGCACGCAGGAGATCCAGCTGAGCGAGGTGGACCACGACATGGACTTCGACGCGGGGCTGGCCGCCCGCTGGGACTTCGAGGACAACAACGTGATCTACTCCTTCGTGGACTACGCCTCCTTCGGGAGCAACGAGACCCCGGGGGACACGCCgacggaggaggaagaggaggaggagaacagctGCTACCTCAGCACGACCACCAGCGACCCCAACAACCAGACGGACAGCATCGACAACACCAGCAGCACCGAGATCGTCAGCCTTACCTCCGAACACGACACCCCCGGCGGGGACAAGCGCGTCAGCTCGGGGGAAAGCGGGTCCAAgcagcccggccgccccggcgggaGCCCGGCCGCCCAGCTTCTCCTATCAATCAAAGCCGCTTCCCGGGCTATAAATGAGTCTAGCAACGTGCGCGGAAAGCAAAACACTATTTACGCTGCCAAGCATGAAGGCGACATGAGCCTCCGTGTCCCCGCGGCTCCTGAACGCAATGCGAGCTTAAAACCGGACGCGGTCCGCGACCACGCGAAGAAATTCATCGCCGTCCCCGCGCGGCTGCAGACCCGGTGCGGGGCCGCCAGGGCGGGGGAGCACTCCAGCGGCGCCTCCAGCGCCGTCAGCGAGCTGGACGATGCCGACAAAGAAGTGCGAAACCTGACGGCCAGGGCTTTCCGCAGCCTGGCGTACCCCTACTTCGACACCCTGCGCCCCGGCTCCCGCGCCTCCTCCGCCTCCCTCCCCGACAATGCCCTGGGCATCAACCGCTGGTCCACCTACCTGGACCTCAAGTGCGGCAGCCTGGGGCCGAGAGCCGAGCCCAGCCTGCTGCGCTCCGGCCGGTCGCAGACCAAAGCCCTCGAGTTCGTGGTCAGCAAGCTCGACGGGGAGATCGCCCACGTCGAGGcgccgcggcggctgcgggcgggcTCCCGGGTGGTGACCCTGCTGGACCTCGGGGATGCCCCCgaggccgggccgccccccgaggccgggccgccccccgaggcgggcggcgggggggggtccAGCAAGAAGTCCAAGTTCGCCTCCAGCCTCCTCAAAAACGTTATCTCCAAGAAGATGCAGCTGGAGCACGAGTTCAAGATGGAGCGGGGCGAGATCACCGACACCTCCTACACCGGGCTGGGCGCCGGCCGGGAGCCGgagcccgccggcggcggcggccgggagcgGCAGAGCTCCCGGCACTCGGAGGGCGGCTCGGACTGCACCGCGGCGACGGCGGAGGAAGCGGGCGAGGGCGGCGGTGGCCGATCGCCGGCCTCCAAGGCGTCGACGCCCCGCGAGGGGAGCCGCAGCCTGGACCGAGCGCTGCCGGAGGAGCTGTGCGAGGTGAAGCGCAGCGCCTCGGAGGCCATCAAGGCCACCTTCCTCCGCAGCCAGAACAGCGCCTTCAGGTCCTGGAAGGAGCGGGAGgcggaaaggaaggaggagagggcgCCCGTCGGCAAGCTGAAGCTCTCCCCTAGGCACGACTGGCGGGCCGACCTGGGCGAGATCTCCGCCGGCAAGTCCACCAAGATGTCCCGCTTGTTCGTCCCCGCCATCCAGCACAGCCCCCGGGAGGAGCCCGGCAAGCGGGCGACCAAGtgctccgccgccgcctcctcctcgccCCTCGCCGCCAAGCCCAAAGCCCCCGAGATCAAGATCAGCctgggcagcctgcagcagccccggGACGCCGCCTTCAGCATCGCCCAGCTGCTGACTCCGCAGATCGCGGGCCGGCCGCCGGAGGAGGGCAGGGGCCAGCAGCCCAAGCTGCCCAAGACCGGCGACGGCCCCGACAAGGTGCCGCAGTTCCTGGTGCGCGACGTGAGGGACGGCAAGCACAGAGCTCAGGGGCCCCTCCACCAGGTGCGGGACGTGCGGAAGCTCATCAAAAGCTCCTACAGCTGCGACTCGGGGGACAACAGCAGCGACAAGGGCAGCATCGCCTCCGACCAGGGCGGCCCGGAGCAGAAACCCCGGCAGCAGCTGGTCATCGCCGGCGTCCCCAGGTCCCTCTCCCCCGTGGTCATCACCTGCCAGGCGGTCGGCCACGCCAGCACCAAGCCCACCGAGGCGGGGGCCAAGGCGGTGGGCAAGGCGCCGGCCTGCCCCCCGGAGGGCACCGTCCTGGTGCACCGCACGTCGGGGAGGCTGCCGGTGGCCACCATCGCCCCCAACAAGAGCGACCTGCGCCAGCCGGCCGTGCTGAAGATCGTCTCCAAATCCGCCGCGCCCTGGCGGCaccagcccccgccgccgcccgccgagaggggccgggggccggAGGAGGACCCGCGGGAGGAGGGCAAGGCGGCGCCGGTGCAAAACGCGCTGGAGAAGCTGACGGCGGCAGTGCGGAGCATGGAGGAGCTGTACAGCTTCAACAAGCGCGAGTGGAAGCGCAAGAGCGACCCGCTGCCCATCACCGACAGCCACGTCCTCTCCCTCATCGCCAGCCAGGAGCGGGGCGCCGGGCcccggccgagccccgccgccgccgctcccccccctcCGCCGGATAAGGTAGAGGAGCCGCCGGGCAAGGGGCCGGGCAGCGAgcggctgccccgccgcccctccaACAACGCCGCCGACAAGGTCTCGGCCAAGGCGGCCGCCTTCGAGACCCTG gGTCCGCCCGCCGCCCTCTACCGCCCGCCGCTGCCCTTCGCCGCCCTGCCCGGCGCCGCGCCACCGCCGCTGCTCTGCTTCTCGCCCTCCGTGCCCGCCGCGGCGACAGCGGCCGAGCCCTTCCCGCAGACGCAGCGCAAGGTGCTGCTGGACGTGAGCACCGGGCAGTACTACCTGGTGGACACGCCGGTGCAGCAGCCCCTCAAGCGGCGCCTCTTCGACCCCGAGACCGGGCAGTACGTGGAGGTGCCGGTGCCCCAGCAGCCGGCCGTCGCCCCCGTCCCGCTGCCCCTCTCGCCCCTGGCCCTCAACGCCGGAGCCTACGGCGCCGCGTACATGCTGTACCCCGGcctcctgcccgccgccgccatgcTGCCTGCCGGCGCCCTGCCGCGCCCGCTATCCCACCCGGGCAGCGATGCCAGCGCCCCGGCCGAGCCCggcagcccggcggcggcagaGGCGGCTTTCGCCGAGAGCCCCTACTACGTGGCTACCAGCAAGGGCCCGCCTCCGCCACGGCGTGGGGCAGCCGAGGCGAAGCCGGTCATCAGCATCACAGCGCCAGCCACCGGCCCACGGATCGTCGCGCCGCCCTCCTTCGACGGCACCACCATGCGCTTCGTGGTGGAGCACCAGTGA